A part of Acipenser ruthenus chromosome 12, fAciRut3.2 maternal haplotype, whole genome shotgun sequence genomic DNA contains:
- the LOC117416668 gene encoding G-protein coupled receptor 171-like, producing MNWSSLEADHSKYCAVNDQMEPFTYFYYVIFLTGIIGSSVALWAFTRHGKNNNCINIYLINLLTSDFLLTLALPFKIAVDLGIAPWKLKIFHCQFSACLIYINMYASIIFLAFVSVDRYLQITQSSKLFRIQNVGFAKMMSGVVWGLVLFIMVPNMLIPIKTIEEKTLVTCAEFKQELGLNWHMLTNFICIAIFLNASAAILISNGLVLKRLCRNRNYENHQNVKQAMFNILVVTLGYVVCFVPYHIVRTPYTFTQNKVITDCSLKRSLFLAKESTLLLSVLNLCFDPVLYYHLSHSFRQKVSEAFKPQRQPSIKNTVPAEK from the coding sequence ATGAATTGGTCTTCTTTGGAAGCTGATCACAGCAAATACTGTGCAGTCAACGACCAAATGGAACCATTCACTTACTTCTACTACGTGATCTTCTTGACTGGAATCATTGGGAGCTCTGTGGCGCTGTGGGCGTTCACTCGACATGGCAAAAACAACAATTGCATAAACATTTACCTGATCAACCTACTGACTTCAGACTTCTTACTGACCTTGGCCTTGCCTTTTAAAATCGCTGTTGACTTAGGCATTGCCCCTTGGAAACTAAAGATCTTCCACTGCCAGTTCTCTGCCTGCctcatatacataaacatgtatGCATCCATTATATTCTTAGCTTTTGTGAGCGTAGATCGGTACCTTCAGATAACTCAGAGCTCAAAACTGTTTAGGATACAGAATGTGGGATTTGCTAAAATGATGTCTGGAGTTGTGTGGGGGTTGGTGCTGTTCATCATGGTCCCAAACATGCTAATTCCCATCAAGACTATAGAAGAAAAAACTCTGGTCACCTGCGCCGAATTCAAACAGGAACTGGGACTCAACTGGCACATGCTTACAAATTTCATATGCATTGCTATATTTCTGAACGCTTCGGCCGCTATACTGATTTCAAATGGGCTTGTCTTGAAGCGCCTGTGCCGAAACAGGAACTACGAGAATCACCAAAATGTAAAGCAAGCTATGTTCAATATCCTGGTTGTCACCCTGGGAtacgttgtttgttttgttccgtaccacatcgttCGAACCCCATACACGTTTACACAGAACAAGGTCATCACCGACTGCTCGCTGAAGCGCTCGCTGTTTTTAGCCAAGGAAAGCACCTTGCTGTTGTCGGTGCTCAATCTTTGTTTTGATCCAGTCCTCTACTACCATCTCTCACACTCTTTTAGACAAAAGGTCTCGGAGGCATTCAAGCCACAAAGACAGCCTTCCATAAAAAACACAGTTCCGGCTGAAAAATGA